One stretch of Variovorax sp. 54 DNA includes these proteins:
- a CDS encoding branched-chain amino acid ABC transporter permease, translated as MSAPAYESALLRTARWRPWEFVIWAVAFALPLAMPSHSLLVNEIAIVALFAMSLDLILGYTGIVSLGHAAFFGFGAYAAALFAKLVMPDPTVGLVFATVLSALLGLVASVTILRGSDLTRLMVTLGTALLLLELANKLDWLTGGADGLQGVVMGPVLGLFEFDLYGRTAAWYSLAVMLVLFLVMRRIVHSPFGATLKAIRDNRLRAMAIGIPVVSRLAVVYTVAAGIAGAAGALLAQTTGFASLDVLAFDRSADVLLMLVIGGVGWLYGGVTGAIVFKLLQNWLSSVTPQYWMFWIGLILVLLVLVGRDRLLKPWTWFGMGKKKGGAA; from the coding sequence ATGAGCGCGCCTGCCTATGAATCGGCCCTGCTGCGCACCGCGCGCTGGCGCCCCTGGGAGTTCGTGATCTGGGCCGTGGCCTTCGCGCTGCCGCTGGCCATGCCCTCGCACTCGCTGCTGGTCAACGAGATCGCCATCGTCGCGCTGTTCGCGATGTCGCTCGACCTGATCCTCGGCTACACCGGCATCGTGTCGCTCGGCCATGCCGCCTTCTTCGGCTTCGGTGCGTATGCCGCCGCGCTGTTCGCCAAGCTCGTCATGCCCGACCCGACCGTCGGCCTCGTGTTCGCCACCGTGCTCTCGGCGCTGCTGGGCCTCGTGGCCAGCGTGACGATCTTGCGCGGCAGCGACCTCACGCGGCTCATGGTCACGCTCGGCACCGCGCTGCTGCTGCTCGAACTGGCCAACAAGCTCGACTGGCTCACCGGCGGCGCCGACGGCCTGCAGGGTGTGGTCATGGGGCCGGTGCTGGGCCTCTTCGAATTCGACCTCTACGGCCGCACGGCCGCGTGGTACTCGCTGGCCGTGATGCTCGTGCTGTTCCTCGTGATGCGCCGCATCGTGCATTCGCCCTTCGGCGCCACGCTCAAGGCCATCCGCGACAACCGGCTGCGTGCCATGGCCATCGGCATCCCGGTGGTGTCGCGGCTCGCCGTGGTCTACACGGTGGCCGCCGGCATCGCGGGCGCGGCGGGCGCGCTGCTGGCGCAGACCACCGGCTTCGCCTCGCTCGACGTGCTGGCCTTCGACCGTTCGGCCGACGTGCTGCTGATGCTGGTCATCGGCGGCGTGGGCTGGCTGTATGGCGGCGTGACCGGCGCCATCGTCTTCAAGCTGCTGCAGAACTGGCTGTCGTCGGTCACGCCGCAGTACTGGATGTTCTGGATCGGCTTGATCCTGGTGCTGCTGGTGCTCGTGGGACGCGATCGGTTGCTCAAGCCGTGGACGTGGTTCGGCATGGGCAAGAAGAAGGGCGGTGCCGCATGA
- a CDS encoding ABC transporter ATP-binding protein, with protein sequence MSELLRIENLSAGYGEAVVLHDVAFTLGEGQTLALLGRNGTGKTTLINTLAGATRQHGGTIALGGQAALHKLQPHQRAAAGIGWVPQERNIFKSLTVHENLTAVERPGKWNPQRVYEMFPRLAERKTNLGTQLSGGEQQMLAVGRALVLNPKLLLLDEPLEGLAPIIVEELLRAIRRITQDEGLAAIIVEQHPQAILAISDHAVVLDHGTIVHTDTAAALRAQPEVLDRLLGVAR encoded by the coding sequence ATGTCTGAACTGCTGCGCATCGAGAACCTGAGCGCCGGCTACGGCGAGGCCGTGGTGCTGCACGACGTGGCGTTCACGCTCGGCGAGGGCCAGACGCTCGCGCTGCTGGGCCGCAACGGCACGGGCAAGACCACGCTCATCAACACGCTGGCCGGTGCCACGCGCCAGCACGGCGGCACCATCGCGCTCGGCGGGCAGGCGGCGCTGCACAAGCTGCAGCCGCACCAGCGCGCGGCAGCGGGCATCGGCTGGGTGCCGCAGGAGCGCAACATCTTCAAGTCGCTCACCGTGCACGAGAACCTCACCGCGGTGGAGCGGCCGGGCAAGTGGAATCCGCAGCGCGTGTATGAGATGTTCCCGCGCCTGGCCGAGCGCAAGACCAACCTGGGCACGCAGTTGTCGGGTGGCGAACAACAGATGCTGGCCGTGGGCCGCGCGCTGGTGCTCAACCCCAAGCTGCTGCTGCTAGACGAGCCGCTCGAAGGCCTCGCGCCGATCATCGTGGAAGAGCTGCTGCGCGCGATTCGTCGCATCACGCAGGACGAAGGGCTGGCCGCGATCATCGTGGAGCAGCACCCGCAGGCGATCCTCGCGATCTCCGACCACGCCGTGGTGCTCGACCACGGGACCATCGTGCACACCGACACGGCCGCGGCGCTGCGTGCGCAGCCCGAGGTGCTCGACCGGCTGCTGGGCGTGGCGCGGTAG
- a CDS encoding putative quinol monooxygenase encodes MSTTPLISIAVLKARTGQREALRDALSALVAPTRQEPGCLDYTLFELRDEPGSFYMRESFQDQAALDAHFATPYFQAFEQRFDELLDAPIRLVFLEKVA; translated from the coding sequence ATGAGCACCACGCCCCTCATCAGCATCGCCGTATTGAAGGCCAGGACCGGCCAGCGCGAGGCGCTGCGCGACGCCTTGAGCGCGCTGGTGGCGCCCACACGGCAGGAGCCTGGCTGCCTCGACTACACCTTGTTCGAACTGCGCGACGAGCCCGGCAGCTTCTACATGCGCGAGTCGTTCCAGGACCAGGCCGCGCTCGACGCGCATTTCGCCACGCCGTATTTCCAGGCCTTCGAGCAGCGGTTCGACGAGTTGCTGGACGCGCCGATCCGGCTGGTGTTCCTGGAGAAGGTCGCCTAG
- a CDS encoding tannase/feruloyl esterase family alpha/beta hydrolase → MAIPQTVFSGGAMLATAALLAACGTAPTGPTRLGLGADPAQACAALTAPVAATAIGLPSGAATIDSAALVPASALAVAERGPSPASRITPAMPAYCKVLGRIAPVDASAPPILFQVNLPLAWNGRSVQYGGGGFNGVLITGLSLVPAGRFDQPTPLAQGYVTYGTDSGHQNVQGQPPQAFALNDEALVNFAHASYKKVRDVAVALTQRAYGHAPQKLYFMGSSEGGREALTMAQRYPQDFDGIFSRVPVINWTGLQHAGTRNGIATFGEGWLRPAQVQLVHNAVLASCDATDGVADRIVSNPVACLQRFDPATLRCASGTSGDNCLNDAQVQAVRTLRTPWRSPVPLAHGVTEYPGWGIGGEGTPAFASMGGWNAWWTGTAAPTVPPQPSNGIAWFYGSGALQYFYARNPSLDARNYRAEDFAARIATVSQLMDSTNPDLSAFHARGGKLLVLEHMADYAQSPFAGIRYYEAVVARMGRENVDRFMRLYTAPGVDHVGSGAPANVDMLGALADWVERGRAPSGLQLLEQEVQPPFRTTRARPLCEWPLWPRYVSGDASQAASFQCSR, encoded by the coding sequence ATGGCGATCCCCCAGACAGTGTTCAGCGGGGGCGCCATGCTGGCGACCGCCGCCTTGCTCGCCGCATGCGGCACGGCCCCGACCGGCCCCACACGCCTCGGCCTCGGCGCCGATCCGGCCCAAGCCTGCGCGGCGCTCACCGCACCGGTGGCGGCCACCGCCATCGGCCTGCCCAGCGGCGCGGCGACGATCGATTCCGCGGCGCTCGTGCCGGCGTCCGCGCTCGCCGTGGCCGAGCGCGGCCCCAGCCCTGCGTCGCGCATCACGCCGGCGATGCCCGCGTACTGCAAGGTGCTCGGGCGCATCGCACCGGTCGACGCGAGCGCGCCGCCGATCCTGTTCCAGGTCAACCTGCCGCTCGCATGGAACGGGCGCAGCGTGCAGTACGGCGGCGGGGGCTTCAACGGCGTGCTGATCACCGGCCTTTCGCTGGTGCCGGCGGGCCGCTTCGACCAGCCCACGCCGCTCGCGCAGGGCTACGTGACCTACGGCACCGACTCGGGCCACCAGAACGTGCAGGGCCAGCCGCCGCAGGCCTTTGCGCTCAACGACGAGGCGCTCGTGAACTTCGCGCACGCCTCGTACAAGAAGGTGCGCGACGTGGCGGTGGCGCTGACGCAGCGCGCCTACGGCCACGCGCCGCAGAAGCTCTACTTCATGGGCAGCTCCGAAGGCGGGCGCGAGGCGCTCACGATGGCGCAGCGCTATCCGCAGGACTTCGACGGCATCTTCAGCCGCGTGCCGGTGATCAACTGGACCGGGCTGCAGCATGCGGGCACGCGCAACGGCATCGCCACCTTCGGCGAAGGCTGGCTGCGGCCCGCGCAGGTGCAGCTGGTGCACAACGCGGTGCTGGCGTCGTGCGACGCGACGGATGGCGTGGCCGACCGCATCGTGTCGAACCCGGTGGCCTGCCTGCAGCGCTTCGACCCCGCCACCTTGCGCTGCGCGTCGGGCACGAGCGGCGACAACTGCCTCAACGACGCGCAGGTGCAGGCGGTGCGCACGCTGCGCACACCGTGGCGCTCGCCCGTGCCGCTGGCGCATGGCGTCACCGAGTACCCGGGCTGGGGCATCGGCGGCGAAGGTACGCCGGCCTTCGCTTCGATGGGCGGCTGGAACGCCTGGTGGACGGGCACCGCCGCACCGACCGTGCCGCCGCAGCCGAGCAACGGCATCGCGTGGTTCTACGGCAGCGGGGCGCTGCAGTATTTCTATGCGCGCAACCCGTCGCTCGACGCGCGCAACTACCGCGCCGAAGACTTTGCCGCGCGCATCGCCACCGTGTCGCAGCTGATGGACTCGACCAATCCCGACCTCAGCGCCTTCCATGCGCGCGGCGGCAAGCTGCTGGTGCTGGAGCACATGGCCGACTACGCGCAGAGCCCGTTCGCGGGCATCCGCTATTACGAGGCGGTGGTGGCACGCATGGGCCGCGAGAACGTGGACCGCTTCATGCGCCTGTACACCGCGCCCGGTGTCGACCATGTGGGCAGCGGCGCACCGGCCAACGTCGACATGCTTGGCGCGCTGGCCGATTGGGTCGAGCGCGGGCGGGCGCCGTCGGGGCTGCAACTGCTTGAACAAGAAGTGCAGCCGCCGTTCAGGACCACCCGTGCGCGTCCGCTGTGCGAGTGGCCGCTGTGGCCGCGCTATGTGAGTGGCGATGCGTCGCAGGCGGCGAGCTTCCAGTGCAGCCGGTAG
- a CDS encoding ABC transporter ATP-binding protein, with protein sequence MSDTVLSTQGLVMRFGGITATNNVTMELKRGARHALIGPNGAGKTTLINLLTGVLTPTEGRISLLGEDITMLAPHKRVARGLVRTFQINQLFDSMTPLETLALVVSQQKGIAAQWWRPLGADKRIAERAGQLLEQFHLADVAQQQTKFMAYGKRRLLEIAIALACEPRVLLLDEPVAGVPAGEREELLQTVAALPSDVSVLLIEHDMDLVFSFADRMTVLVNGALLTEGDPETIANDPKVKEVYLGHGEHAHV encoded by the coding sequence ATGAGCGATACCGTGCTCTCGACCCAAGGCCTCGTGATGCGCTTCGGCGGCATCACGGCCACGAACAACGTCACGATGGAACTGAAGCGGGGCGCACGCCATGCGCTCATCGGCCCGAACGGCGCCGGCAAGACCACGCTGATCAACCTGCTGACGGGCGTGCTCACGCCCACCGAAGGCCGCATCTCGCTGCTCGGCGAAGACATCACCATGCTCGCGCCGCACAAGCGCGTGGCGCGCGGACTGGTGCGCACCTTCCAGATCAACCAGCTCTTCGATTCGATGACGCCGCTGGAAACGCTGGCGCTCGTGGTGTCGCAGCAGAAGGGCATCGCCGCGCAATGGTGGCGCCCGCTGGGTGCGGACAAGCGCATCGCCGAGCGGGCAGGGCAACTGCTGGAGCAGTTCCACCTCGCCGACGTGGCGCAGCAGCAGACCAAATTCATGGCCTACGGCAAGCGCCGCCTGCTGGAGATCGCCATCGCGCTGGCCTGCGAGCCGCGCGTGCTGCTGCTCGACGAGCCCGTGGCGGGCGTGCCCGCTGGCGAACGCGAAGAGCTGCTGCAGACCGTGGCCGCGCTGCCGTCCGACGTGTCGGTGCTGCTCATCGAGCACGACATGGATTTGGTGTTCAGCTTTGCCGACCGCATGACGGTGCTCGTCAACGGCGCACTGCTGACCGAGGGCGACCCCGAGACGATCGCCAACGATCCGAAAGTGAAAGAGGTCTACCTGGGCCACGGAGAACATGCCCATGTCTGA
- a CDS encoding ABC transporter substrate-binding protein has product MQRRHLIQTAGLSAIALAAALSLPVASAQDNKFKIGLILPMTGQSASTGRQIEAAARLYMAQNGDTVAGKKVELIVKDDTGLPDVTKRLAQELIVNDKVNVIAGFGITPAALAAAPLATQSKTPQVVMAAATSSITEASPYIVRSSFTLPQVSVVMGDWAPKNGVKSVVTLVTDYGPGNDAEKFFSERFQLNGGKVLEKLRVPLRNPDFAPFLQKVRDAKPDALFVFVPSGAGAAVMKQFLERGMDKAGIKMIATGDVTDDDQLNDMGDGALGVVTSHHYSAAHPSALNKKFVEAFQKANPKMRPNFMAVGGYDGMRVIYEALKTTKGQGGGEALLAAMKGQVFESPRGQVLIDAQTRDIVQDVYLRKVEKKDGQLYNVEFDVIKGVKDPGKAK; this is encoded by the coding sequence ATGCAAAGACGCCATCTCATTCAGACCGCCGGCCTTTCGGCGATTGCGCTCGCCGCCGCGCTGTCGCTGCCCGTGGCCAGCGCCCAGGACAACAAGTTCAAGATCGGCCTGATCCTGCCGATGACGGGCCAGTCGGCCTCCACCGGCCGCCAGATCGAGGCCGCCGCGCGGCTGTACATGGCGCAGAACGGCGACACCGTGGCCGGCAAGAAGGTCGAGCTGATCGTGAAGGACGACACCGGCCTGCCCGACGTGACCAAGCGCCTGGCGCAGGAGCTCATCGTCAACGACAAGGTCAACGTGATCGCCGGCTTCGGCATCACTCCGGCCGCGCTGGCCGCCGCGCCGCTGGCCACGCAGTCGAAGACGCCGCAGGTCGTGATGGCCGCCGCCACCTCGAGCATCACCGAGGCCTCGCCCTACATCGTGCGCAGCAGCTTCACGCTGCCGCAGGTGTCCGTGGTGATGGGCGACTGGGCGCCCAAGAACGGCGTGAAGTCGGTCGTGACGCTGGTCACCGACTACGGCCCCGGCAACGACGCCGAAAAATTCTTCAGCGAGCGCTTCCAGCTCAACGGCGGCAAGGTGCTCGAAAAACTGCGCGTACCGCTGCGCAACCCCGACTTCGCGCCGTTCCTGCAGAAGGTGCGCGACGCCAAGCCCGACGCACTGTTCGTCTTCGTGCCCTCGGGCGCGGGCGCGGCGGTGATGAAGCAGTTCCTGGAGCGCGGCATGGACAAGGCGGGCATCAAGATGATCGCCACCGGCGACGTGACCGACGACGATCAGCTGAACGACATGGGCGACGGCGCGCTGGGCGTGGTCACCTCGCACCACTACTCGGCCGCGCACCCTTCGGCGCTCAACAAGAAGTTCGTCGAGGCCTTCCAGAAAGCCAACCCCAAGATGCGCCCCAACTTCATGGCCGTGGGCGGCTATGACGGCATGCGCGTGATCTACGAAGCCCTCAAGACCACCAAGGGCCAGGGCGGCGGCGAAGCACTGCTGGCCGCCATGAAGGGCCAGGTCTTCGAGAGCCCGCGCGGCCAGGTGCTGATCGACGCGCAGACGCGCGACATCGTGCAGGACGTGTACCTGCGCAAGGTTGAAAAGAAGGACGGGCAGCTCTACAACGTCGAGTTCGACGTGATCAAGGGTGTGAAGGACCCGGGCAAGGCGAAGTAA
- a CDS encoding branched-chain amino acid ABC transporter permease gives MLTILFDGIAYGMLLFVLAVGLAVTLGLMNFINLAHGAFAMAGGYLTVFAMQKFGVPFLACLPLAFIVVALAGAVLERTLYRPMYGKPHLDQVLFSIGLAFMAVAAVDYFVGSSQQNLHLPEWLRGRTEIGDGATLLGMGHYRLFIIGVCAVLTVVLQLILSKTRFGSRLRAAVDDPRVAAGLGINVNIVFMLTFAVGSGLAGLGGALGAEILGLDPTFPLKYMIYFLIVVSVGGTSSITGPLAAALLLGIADVAGKYFIPKMGAFTVYLLMILILMWRPQGLFTRKGGR, from the coding sequence ATGCTGACCATTCTTTTCGACGGCATCGCCTACGGCATGCTGCTCTTCGTCCTCGCCGTGGGGCTGGCCGTGACGCTCGGGCTGATGAACTTCATCAACCTCGCGCACGGTGCCTTCGCCATGGCGGGCGGCTACCTCACCGTGTTCGCGATGCAGAAGTTCGGCGTGCCGTTTCTGGCCTGCCTGCCGCTTGCGTTCATCGTCGTCGCGCTGGCCGGCGCGGTGCTGGAGCGCACGCTCTACCGGCCGATGTACGGCAAGCCGCACCTGGACCAGGTGCTGTTTTCCATCGGGCTGGCGTTCATGGCCGTCGCGGCCGTTGACTACTTCGTCGGCTCGTCGCAGCAGAACCTGCACCTGCCCGAGTGGCTGCGCGGGCGCACCGAGATCGGCGACGGCGCCACGTTGCTCGGCATGGGCCACTACCGCCTGTTCATCATCGGCGTGTGCGCCGTGCTCACCGTGGTGCTGCAGCTCATTCTCTCGAAGACGCGCTTCGGCAGCCGCCTGCGCGCGGCGGTCGACGACCCGCGCGTGGCGGCCGGGCTGGGCATCAACGTCAACATCGTGTTCATGCTGACCTTCGCCGTGGGCTCGGGTTTGGCCGGGCTGGGCGGTGCATTGGGCGCGGAAATCCTCGGGCTCGATCCGACGTTCCCGCTCAAGTACATGATCTATTTCCTCATCGTGGTCTCGGTCGGCGGCACCTCGTCGATCACCGGGCCGCTCGCCGCCGCGCTGCTGCTCGGCATTGCCGACGTGGCGGGCAAGTACTTCATTCCGAAGATGGGTGCGTTCACCGTCTACCTGCTCATGATCCTGATCCTCATGTGGCGGCCGCAAGGCCTGTTCACGCGCAAGGGAGGCCGTTGA